The genomic segment CATATTTCCCCACTCATCCAGACGCGTGACGAACGGCTGAATGTCCGCACGCGCCAGTCGAGCCGTCTGGAAAAGGCGGCGCACGCCGTCCAGGTCCGGTTCGTGGCCATCCCTCATCCGCACATAAGTGCGCAGCCCGAGGTTGGTTGCTTCCACCGCGTTCTTGAGGCGCATCTCCCGCAAGAGCGGCTCCGGCCGGAGCGTCAGGTTCCGGTGGGAGTCCCCGGGGACCGCTTCGGCGCCATGATCCGACACGACGACGACCAGCTCGTCCTCCGCCGCATCGGCGAGGATCTTGCCGATGAACGCATCCGCGAGGCGGTAGGCGTCGTGTACGCTGCCGCCGTAGCGCTCGATGTCCTCCCGGGAGACATCTCCGAAGGAGTCGGGTTCGTGGTACTTCCAGAAGTGCGACTGGGCCACATGGATGATGTTCGTGTGATAGGCGGCGAAGTCCGGTTCAAACTTCCGGCGAAGCTCCACGAAGAAGTCCGAGTTCAGCTTCGCCCGGAGCTTTCGCTTCGTGAAGATCTGCGCCGAGTTCAGCGTTCGCCCGTGGAGGGGGTCGGAGAGAATTTCACCCGCGGCTTCGGAGAGCGTACCGAGCCGCACCCCGTAGCGGATCCCGAGAAATGCGTACCGGCAGTACCTTCCCCAGGTGCGTCTTCGGCGGGTCTTCTCGTTCATGGCGAGTTCGCGGATGAAGCCCAGCCGGGGCGGCCAGGTGTCCGGGCCGGGGTCGGATACGGAGGGAACCACGAAGCCGTCCGTGGCGGTCGGCGGCCATGTGACAGGCCATCCGAAGATGCCCACCGACCATGCGCGTTCGGCGAAGATGTCCCAGATCCGCCGCGTCTGTACATCCTGAGTCGTGGATGCGGCCACGCCGAGGATCCCGTGCTCCCTGGCGGGCCTGCCGGTCGCGACGGAGGTCCAGACGGCGGAGGTGGTGTAGGGCTGAACGGAGTGGACATCTCCCCAGGCGCCTCCCCGGCGGAGCACTTCGAGGTTCGGCATCTCCCCTCGCTCGATCAGTTCCTCCGCGACGGTCCACGACATTCCCGGGAAGGCCAGTATCAGCGCCCGCGAACCCGGTGCCAGCCCACGGCCGGAGGGGGTTGCTCCCGCGAGAATCGCCACCACGGGCAGCGCCGCAAGAAGGGGCCAGACCCAGATTCTGCGGTGAGCGCAGACATAGCGCGCGGTGATGGAGGCTAGCCATCCGAGCCCCATGGCGATCAGGGGTCCGACGCCGTAACGCAGCATCTCCGACGAATGGAAAAGGCTGAGGAGCGGCGGAAGGAAGGGGAGCGTCGCGGCGAAGACTGCGATCCCGGCCACCGACGCCCAGAGGAGTTCATACGCGCGAGGGACATCTTCGCTGGAGCCGATTCCGGCGAGCCAGCGGAGGATCCGGCCGAGCACAAGCCCCAACACCCCCCCCCCGAGGACGGGGAGCACCAGGTAGAAGGTCACGCCCAGGCCCGCCCGGTCCACAAAGCGTGGATTCAGTGCGAACGCTACCGTCGCGACGATGGAGATCCAGAAGAGGGAAACGGCCACACCGGTCCGCGGCCCGGAGGAGAGAAGTCCTCGCGGGTCGGGAGGCGTGTGCCGTCTGGGGGTCGATGGCCTCGTGGTCATACTTCCCGAATCGGATGGATCCACCTGAAAGTTCAGCGATAAGCGACGAAGAGCGGGGGAAGCCTCCGGGTTTCACTCTATTGGATGTGCTCCGAGCGGGTCAAGGACCGCTCACAGCGAGGGGAGCGGACATGGGGAATCCTCCCGGATTCTTGCGGTTCCTGACACGCTCCCCGCGCTCTTTACCGAATGCGAAGGGGTTCCCACGCCCACCGGACCGTCTCGGGTGCGACGCTCCTCTGGAGGGCCTGCCCCGCCTCCTGAATGATGGACGCCTTCCCCAGTTCCAGGATCTCGCCCGAGAGAACCATGTCCGCCAACGACTTCCGCTTCGGGAAGTGCGTCAGCGCGGCTCCTTCCGCCGGGTCCGCTTCCGCGAGCTCCAGCGCCACTTCCACCGCGCGGTCGAATCCGCCCAGATCGTCCACCAGCCCCAGACCCAGCGCCTGACGCCCCGTCCAGACGCGCCCGCGGCCGATCTTGTCCACATCGTCAAAGGACATCCCGCGTGCCTTCGCAATCTCCTCCACCCAGCGGCGATAGGATTCCCAGTGCGTCTTCTTGACGATTTCCCACTCGCTGTCCGTGAAATCGTGGAGCCCGGAGTAGAGGAAGGCGTTCGGCCCGAAGGAAATGTGGTCGTGGCGGACTCCGAGCTTCTCCCAGAACCCGGAGGTGTTGAACTTCCCGGTAATCGACCCGATGGATCCCGTGATCCCCTTTGCGGGGCAGATGATCCGGTCCGCGTTCTGGCTCATCATGTACCCGGCCGACGCCGCGACATCGCCCACGGAGACGACGACGGGCTTCTCCGCTTTCGCGCGTGCCACCGCCCGGGCGATCTTCTCCCCGCCGATCGAAGCCCCGCCGCCCGTGTCCCAGCGGAGGATAATGGCGACGATGTCATCGTCCTCCGCCGCCTCCCGGAGATTGTCCACAATGCGATCCGGCCCGAGGGTCATCCCCAGGACCGGGTCGTAACCATCCTCTCCGCCCGCAGCCACAAACCCCTGCGCGTGGATCACCGCCACGCCGTGTTCGCCCGCGATCCCCGCGTCCCGGGGCGGGATGTCGGCGTACTCGGCAGAGGAGACGGTCGGGAGTTCGTCCTCGCCGCCCAGCAGTGTCTCCAGCTCTTCGCGGTCCACGAGCGCATCCACGAGTCCTGCCGTCAGCGCATCCGAGGCCAGAAAGACGGACTCTTTCCGCATCTCATCCAGCGCACCCTCCGGGAGATCCAGGTCGCGCGTCATCTCTTCGTCCACCGCATCCGAGATCTCCTCCACGAGCCACCGGAGGTTCTCGATGGCCTCGCTGGAGGACCGTTCCCGTGTCATCATCTCCGCGGCGCTCTTGTACTTTCCGATCTGGTGGATCTGATCGTTCACATCCAGCTTGCGGAGCGCACCCTTCACATGCAGGATCGATGCGCCCCGCCCGTGCAGGACGACTTCGCCCTTCGGGAAGAGGAATGTGGAGTCGCACACTCCCGAGACATAGAGACCGCCGCCGGTGAGCATCTCCGCGTGCGCGTGGACGGGCTTGCCGGTTTCACGGACACGAAGGATTCCGCTCCGGAGTTCATCCAGCTTCCCGGGTCCGGCGGAGAAGGAACCGATCTCGAAGAGCACGCCGGCGATTCTCTCGTCCACGGCCGCCTTGTCGAGATTCTCCAGGATCTCCGTAAGGCACGGCGCCGCCTCTCCCGTCACCGATCTGAGCGTGGGGGGCGGATAGTATTCGGGCAGGTCACCGGACAGAGAGATGGTGAGCCAGGAGCCCTCCTCCAGCCCGCCGCCGAAATCCATGGACGAGACCGCAAGGAGCAGCAGAACCGGCAGAATCGCCAGGAATGCCGCAGCCAGAATCACGCCGAGAAAAGTCTGGGCAATGGTCTTCATGGAGTCCTCCTTTTGCCCGGGCGGGGCGATGGTTGTGTTCCGGCTGAGATCGCGTCAACCGGACGCGGGGACCTCGGCCGTCCGGAAGTGCAGGAGGTGGATCTCCACCCCGACTCCGTGGATCGTGAGTTCCAGATTGCGGGTTCCGAAAGAGGCGGACCCGGTGACCTCATATACGCGCCCGTCGTCCACCGGGATGCGTGCGATTTCATCCTCGGGGAGCAGATCGGCCCCGGCGTCCTGCGGGCCGGGGGGTGCCCCGTTCAGCGTGACATGGACGGAGGCGTGTTCCCTGGCGGCCGCCACGATGTGAACCCCCGCCGAGGAGTGCACCACCGCCAGTCCCGTCTCTTCAGAGGCAGTGGTGATCGACTCCGCGCCGACATCCCACGACCCGCGAAGGTAGGCGCGGCCTTCCTCCCGGAGTTCCGGCCAGTCTTCGAAGTGGTGCTGTCCGAGGGTCGATTCCTCCGGCCGGGTGGATGCGCCGTCGTCCCCTGCGTCGGCCCGAAACCGGATCTCCGGTGTGGCGCGCCACCGCAGCACTCCGGGACGAATGAGCCCGGGGGGGAAAACGACCGCGGGCGGAAGGTCCGTCTCCCCGGCCTCCCGCAGCAGGGTCCGCACTCCGGCTTCCACCTCCGGGAGTCCGCCCGCGCCGTGGTGCCAGCCACGGATGGCGCCGCCCGAGTCCAGCAGGAAGCGCGCGGGGAGGTTCCGGTTCTCATAGGCGCGCCATGTGTCGAAGCTCCCGTCATGGGCGATCGGCCACGGGATTCCCCGTCGGAGGACCTCCAGCCGGGCGTCCTCCACGCTTCGCTCGAAGGGGTACGCGGGGATGTGGACCCCCACGACGGACAGCCCGACTCCGGCGTAGCCCTTGGCCAGACTCTCCAGCGCGGGGAGTTCAGCCATTCCTGCCGGGTCCCCGTAGGAAAAGAAGTCCAGCAGGACCACCTGGCCCCGCAGTGCCCCCAGATGGGCGGGTTCGTCGCTCAGCCACGCAGTCGGCGTGAGTTCCGGAGCGGAATAACGGCTTTCTCGAAAGAGTTCCAAGGGTCTTCCTCCTGAATGGACCCCCATGCATGGACCCTGGCGCCTTCGGAGTCAAGAACAGGGAAGGATTGGTCGATGTTGACAGAGGACGGGGTCGCGATCCGGCCCCGGTCCCAGGGGAAGTTCATGCCAGAGGGGGAGGGGTGTCATGCATCGATTCGAGTCGTCCACGCGTCGTACCATTCACGGGCCCGGCGTGGCACGGTATCTCCTGGTCATTGCGGCTCTCGTGGCCGTCGTTCTGGCGCTGGTTCCCACGCTCCGTTCCTCTGCGGAGAAGTCACGGCTGTCCCGCGCGGGCGTGGATGCTCAGAATCTCGCGCATGCGCTGGCCGCCGTTCGCGAAGACACCGGACAGTGGCCTTTTACGATGGCCGGACACCCCTCCGAAGGCAGGCCCGTAGACCGCCTTGTGAGTTCCCCCGCCGTCCCGACGAGGGCCGGTGCCGCCGCCGGGGCAGGCGCGGCAAACTGGGGGTCCTTCGGAGCTTCCATGCAACTGGGAAGCGTGCTTCGCCCTGACGACCGTCTTCAGCGCACGCAGGAAGGCCGCTGGCTCGGCCCGTACACCGATTCGGTGGAGAC from the Gemmatimonadota bacterium genome contains:
- a CDS encoding alkaline phosphatase family protein, translating into MTTRPSTPRRHTPPDPRGLLSSGPRTGVAVSLFWISIVATVAFALNPRFVDRAGLGVTFYLVLPVLGGGVLGLVLGRILRWLAGIGSSEDVPRAYELLWASVAGIAVFAATLPFLPPLLSLFHSSEMLRYGVGPLIAMGLGWLASITARYVCAHRRIWVWPLLAALPVVAILAGATPSGRGLAPGSRALILAFPGMSWTVAEELIERGEMPNLEVLRRGGAWGDVHSVQPYTTSAVWTSVATGRPAREHGILGVAASTTQDVQTRRIWDIFAERAWSVGIFGWPVTWPPTATDGFVVPSVSDPGPDTWPPRLGFIRELAMNEKTRRRRTWGRYCRYAFLGIRYGVRLGTLSEAAGEILSDPLHGRTLNSAQIFTKRKLRAKLNSDFFVELRRKFEPDFAAYHTNIIHVAQSHFWKYHEPDSFGDVSREDIERYGGSVHDAYRLADAFIGKILADAAEDELVVVVSDHGAEAVPGDSHRNLTLRPEPLLREMRLKNAVEATNLGLRTYVRMRDGHEPDLDGVRRLFQTARLARADIQPFVTRLDEWGNMVVTIHPDVVPGSEDVVLFQGGRCPLDDLVRSMEFQESSRTVETGALVLSGRRVAPGTHFENADLLDLMPTMLALNEMDLAADLAGDVIQESLEEALRHRIPGVVATYEPATP
- a CDS encoding S49 family peptidase, producing the protein MKTIAQTFLGVILAAAFLAILPVLLLLAVSSMDFGGGLEEGSWLTISLSGDLPEYYPPPTLRSVTGEAAPCLTEILENLDKAAVDERIAGVLFEIGSFSAGPGKLDELRSGILRVRETGKPVHAHAEMLTGGGLYVSGVCDSTFLFPKGEVVLHGRGASILHVKGALRKLDVNDQIHQIGKYKSAAEMMTRERSSSEAIENLRWLVEEISDAVDEEMTRDLDLPEGALDEMRKESVFLASDALTAGLVDALVDREELETLLGGEDELPTVSSAEYADIPPRDAGIAGEHGVAVIHAQGFVAAGGEDGYDPVLGMTLGPDRIVDNLREAAEDDDIVAIILRWDTGGGASIGGEKIARAVARAKAEKPVVVSVGDVAASAGYMMSQNADRIICPAKGITGSIGSITGKFNTSGFWEKLGVRHDHISFGPNAFLYSGLHDFTDSEWEIVKKTHWESYRRWVEEIAKARGMSFDDVDKIGRGRVWTGRQALGLGLVDDLGGFDRAVEVALELAEADPAEGAALTHFPKRKSLADMVLSGEILELGKASIIQEAGQALQRSVAPETVRWAWEPLRIR